TTAGGCGTTGGCTTTTTTGGTTTGCTGATTTTTACCATGGATAGTGATTTGCAGCTTATCCTATTGACGGTGTATGGGGCAATTGGCATCTATGTCGCGCTACGATTTGCCAAGGCAACTAAGAATTTACAGGCACAAATTGCAATTTTACGCCGAGCGACGGCAGACTATGAGGGGGCTTGGATGCCGACGATGCATGTCTTTTTGACGGCCATGCCGAGTGACCTAGCGTTGGCGCCAGTAGCGAGTTTGGGCCGCTGGACGTTAGTTGGTCATAGCCCTAACGGGACTTACTGGTATGATTTGCAAACGTTAGCGTCAGCAGCCGAAATTAAACAAGCCCTCCAACCATTTTTACCAGTTGCCGGACAAGTGAATGTGATTAGTTGGTTGGGATTAGCACCACTTGGTTGGGTTAGTTAACGAATATTAAGGCAGGGCCCGGAAAATTAAACGGGTCCTTTTTGCGTATCAGTAACCAAGGGTTTTTATAATATAAATAATATTAGGTGACACAAAATTAAAATAGTAGTACTCTGATAAAGACTAAAGCAGGGATGTGCGTTATTATAATCAGTAATTATTGGTCTATTAAAATATAAATAAATAATGCTATGAATGTTGCGGTATTCGTCATACTATTTTCATAAAATCAGTTTAAATTGTAGTTAGGGTCAATTAGGTTGACCAGGAAAAAATTAGCGAGGTGATTTTGATGCGATTAAAAGATTTAACTGGGGTAACTTTTACCCGTTTAACAGTGATTGAACGGGCCGAAAGCGCACCTAATGGCAATGCACGCTGGTTATGTCAGTGTTCGTGTGGGCGAAAAGTGGTTGTTGACAGTTATCGGTTGCGTAAAGAAATTACGAAGAGTTGTGGCTGTTTACGGGCCGACGTCAGTCGAAAAAATATCTTTGAAAATCCTAAAACCCGTCAAAATATGGGCCGTAGCGATAATTTGCCATTATATCAAGGTACGTCCGTAGACCGTTTGAAGCCGAATAGTCGTAACCGCAGTGGTGTTATCGGTGTTTCTTTTGATCGGTGCTCACAAAAATGGGTGGCCCGCTTAATGTATCGTGGTCGCTTGGTTTTAAATCAGCAATTTGCTGATATGGATGATGCTATTTTAGCGCGCAAACAGGCGGAACAACATTATGTGATGCCCGTGTTAGCCGAATATGCCAAGTCAAGCGCGGAATAACGCGTACATAAGTCTGATGATTAATTGCAGGCGTTTGGGATAAAATCCAAATGCCTTTTTTGCTGCCCTAAATTTGCACAGCTTGTTTTTTTGCGGAGCCGGTTGGCTGAACTTAATTGTGATACTATTAATGAATAATAACCGATCAGCCAGAAAGGATGCGGCAAGCATGGCAGTAGTTAGACGACCGCAAGATCCCAAGAAAGTGCGGCGAATCATGCAGGCAGCGACCCATGAATTCGCCAGTCAGGGGTATACCAAGGCGAAGACCGACCAGATTGCTAAAGCGGCTCAGGTGTCAAAGGGCTTAATTTTTCATTATTATGGGAATAAGCAACAACTTTATTTTGAAACGGTGCAAGCGGCGACGGCATTAATCAAGTTGAAGCTAGTTTCAGTGATACCCCCAGCGCCGATTGATTTAGTGACGTTAGTGGTTCAAAGTACGCAAGCTAAAGCTGATTTTGGTCAAAGTTATCCTGATGAAATGCGGCTTAT
This region of Lactobacillus sp. CBA3605 genomic DNA includes:
- a CDS encoding alcohol dehydrogenase; its protein translation is MRLKDLTGVTFTRLTVIERAESAPNGNARWLCQCSCGRKVVVDSYRLRKEITKSCGCLRADVSRKNIFENPKTRQNMGRSDNLPLYQGTSVDRLKPNSRNRSGVIGVSFDRCSQKWVARLMYRGRLVLNQQFADMDDAILARKQAEQHYVMPVLAEYAKSSAE
- a CDS encoding DUF2812 domain-containing protein; translated protein: MWRYRFLIKGSGQELTWLNQMAQKGWLLARIQGNWYHFRRTKATYRLFSEYVPTELMTTVAQGNQLFSVLATVQLKNPDIQIVYTGSPQAAVQATRLSPGDAPMRLKVALSLRDRALNTMNLLIYLGVGFFGLLIFTMDSDLQLILLTVYGAIGIYVALRFAKATKNLQAQIAILRRATADYEGAWMPTMHVFLTAMPSDLALAPVASLGRWTLVGHSPNGTYWYDLQTLASAAEIKQALQPFLPVAGQVNVISWLGLAPLGWVS
- a CDS encoding TetR/AcrR family transcriptional regulator codes for the protein MAVVRRPQDPKKVRRIMQAATHEFASQGYTKAKTDQIAKAAQVSKGLIFHYYGNKQQLYFETVQAATALIKLKLVSVIPPAPIDLVTLVVQSTQAKADFGQSYPDEMRLMIASYGNAEQLPSEIQQQLTQLYTQSMVAMQTLIEAVLERMVLRPELDRPTVVALIMGVYNQIFIEFQQQLPAHSVMTTMADTQWIVERAKAYMHILEVGLVGPKNDSES